One Microplitis mediator isolate UGA2020A chromosome 3, iyMicMedi2.1, whole genome shotgun sequence DNA segment encodes these proteins:
- the LOC130665905 gene encoding uncharacterized protein LOC130665905: protein MGKEQKIIPEEQAGFCERKGCTDNAFLLQLISQLRLRFPDTAVYVLFIDFQRIFDSVPHGKLWAKLLKVGVSTKYIRILKNFYEQAVILIKKDSLYSEPIKITEGVLQERGLDGLSLGDLREILMLLYADDIALLARSALDLKKRLRILEKYCAANGLTVNVSKTKVLVCRTSGRSKKCDRGFKYCGTDLEIVKSYVYLEVPFSSNLRGELAASEFAKKGRQAAGTVLSILAKLKASSWSSKTKFYNSICKSTFLYLAHIWGLKAECYEKLEAAHLYFFKRLFRLPSCTPHCALRLELNLDHICLDILNLAYNWVIKILEMPSTRLPKACFLRLRDLDPKVENLN from the exons ATGGGCAAGGAGCAGAAGATAATACCAGAGGAACAGGCAGGGTTCTGCGAGAGAAAAGGATGCACTGACAATGCTTTTTTACTCCAGCTAATCTCACAATTACGACTTCGCTTCCCGGACACAGCTGTATACGTACTATTTATCGACTTTCAGAGAATCTTTGACTCTGTTCCGCATGGCAAACTTTGGGCAAAGCTCTTAAAAGTAGGGGTTAGCACAAAATATATTAGGATTctcaaaaatttctatgaGCAAGCTGTAATTCTCATTAAAAAAGATTCACTGTATTCAGAGCCTATTAAGATCACTGAAGGGGTCCTGCAAG aaagAGGCCTAGATGGACTTAGTCTTGGGGATTTAAGAGAAATCTTAATGCTGCTGTACGCGGACGACATCGCTCTACTGGCAAGGTCTGCTTTAGACCTCAAAAAGAGACTccgaattttagaaaaatactGTGCAGCAAATGGACTTACTGTGAATGTGTCTAAAACAAAAGTACTGGTTTGTCGTACATCAGGCAGAAGTAAGAAATGTGATAGAGGTTTCAAGTATTGTGGAACTGATCTGGAGATCGTCAAGTCCTATGTTTACTTAGAAGTTCCTTTCAGCAGCAACCTTCGGGGAGAACTGGCCGCATCTGAGTTTGCCAAGAAAGGGAGACAGGCAGCTGGTACCGTGCTCTCCATCTTAGCTAAATTAAAAGCAAGCTCTTGGTCCAGTAAAACAAAGTTTTACAATAGTATCTGCAAATCTACTTTTTTATATCTAGCGCATATCTGGGGTCTTAAAGCTGAATGTTACGAGAAGTTGGAAGCTGCtcacttatactttttcaaaagACTATTTCGCTTGCCAAGCTGTACGCCGCACTGTGCTCTCAGACTAGAGCTGAATCTGGACCACATTTGTCtagatattttaaatcttgCCTATAACTgggtaataaaaattctgGAGATGCCAAGCACCCGTCTACCAAAAGCTTGTTTTCTGCGTCTCCGTGACCTTGACCCAAAAGTGGAGAATCTAAACTGA
- the LOC130665904 gene encoding uncharacterized protein LOC130665904 yields MYAKIESERLRFIRYNQAKLRSEEYIHLRDAVVGNIDGNLIPNDIGNVFILPSSYIGSPRNMQEYIQDAMTYVRHYGRPDLFITFTCNPNWEEIQTLLLPGQQAIHRHDIVARVFKQKLKSLIDFIVKHSVFGITRCWLYSIEWQKRGLPHAHILIWLQDKIRPEEIDQIISAEIPDPSIDQELFDIVTKHMIHGPCGAFNMASPCMENGKCKKNFPKPHTNDTITDIDGYPMYRRRNTENGGHTFTMRLPNSTDPIEFDNQWVVPYSPLLSKTYEAHINVELCSSVKSIKYICKYVNKGNDLAIFELENINKNDEITRYQMGRYISSNEAIWHILSFPIHERDPAVQHLAVHLENGQRVYFTEENVLQRALEAPKTTLTEFFTLCQKSDIFGQFAKTLMYTDVPRYFTWNKSGKRWEPRKQGKPHPSITGIFKAKTLGRLYTVHPKQRECFYLRLLLVNVPGPTSFKFLRTVNGRVFNTYQDACRELQLLEDDNHWDLTLADAALTSTPNNIRQLFAIILTTCYPSQAQTLWEKYKNCMTEDILYRIRQTHQRQNIDYTPEMYNEALMLIEDLCVLISNLPLNHYGVQSPDRPATDLVDTDLQREKQYDHANLATIIVNSEPLLTAEQKIIYDRIMLTVAAEQGGFFFLDAPGGTGKTFLISLILAKIRSQQKIALAVASSGIAATLLDGGRTAHSIFKLPLDIHNKPNAICNIKKNSGIAAVLRKSSIIIWDECTMAHKYSLEALHRTMQDLNGNDKLFGGTTLLLSGDFRQTLPVIPRSTFADEINACLKQSFLWRSVETLRLTINMRVRLQNDPLAQIFSEQLLDIGNGKIEMQPNTQCIKLPDNFCTVLQDKNELIQSIFPNIQRNYLDHDWLSERAILAAKNIDVDEINFQIQQLLPGDHMSFKSIDTVPNENESVNFPIEFLNSLDIPGMPPHNLRLKIGSPIILLRNLNPPRLCNGTRLVIKKITGNVLEATILTGKFKGEVVLLPRIPMIPSDSMIPFRRLQFPVRLAFAMTINKSQGQTMSICGLDLENPCFSHGQLYVACSRVGKPSNLFVLAKDGLTKNIVHQLVLN; encoded by the coding sequence ATGTATGCTAAGATTGAAAGCGAACGCTTGCGATTTATCCGATACAACCAGGCTAAATTACGATCAGAAGAATATATTCACTTACGAGATGCTGTTGTTGGAAACATCgacggaaatttaattcccaATGACATCGGTAATGTTTTCATTTTACCTTCAAGCTATATCGGCAGTCCACGGAATATGCAGGAATATATACAAGATGCGATGACTTACGTACGCCATTACGGCCGACCAGATTTGTTTATTACATTTACATGTAATCCGAATTGGGAAGAGATACaaactttattattaccaGGACAACAAGCAATTCATCGCCATGACATAGTAGCACGtgtgttcaaacaaaaattgaaatccttaattgattttattgttaaacaTTCAGTTTTTGGTATCACACGTTGTTGGTTGTATTCAATTGAGTGGCAAAAGCGAGGTTTGCCTCATGCCCACATTTTAATTTGGCTTCAAGATAAAATCCGTCCAGAAGAAATTGATCAAATAATTTCAGCCGAAATTCCAGATCCATCAATCGATCAAGAATTGTTTGATATTGTTACCAAACACATGATCCACGGGCCGTGCGGTGCTTTCAACATGGCGTCACCATGCATGGAAAATGgaaaatgtaagaaaaatttcccaAAGCCGCATACGAATGACACCATCACGGATATTGACGGTTATCCAATGTACCGCCGCAGAAATACTGAGAATGGTGGCCACACATTCACAATGCGACTGCCGAATTCTACAGATCCAATAGAATTTGATAATCAGTGGGTGGTACCATACTCACCATTACTTTCAAAAACTTATGAGGCTCATATCAATGTCGAGCTTTGCAGTTCTGTAAAATCAATTAAGTACATTTGTAAATATGTCAATAAAGGCAATGATTTGGCCATATTTGaattagaaaatataaataaaaatgacgaAATAACACGATACCAAATGGGTAGATACATTAGCAGCAACGAAGCTATTTGGCATATTCTCAGCTTTCCCATCCACGAAAGAGACCCTGCTGTCCAGCATCTAGCAGTACATCTTGAAAACGGTCAACGTGTATACTTCACAGAAGAAAATGTTCTTCAAAGAGCGCTTGAGGCTCCAAAAACGACACTCactgaattttttacattgtgTCAAAAATCTGATATTTTTGGCCAATTCGCAAAGACATTGATGTACACTGATGTTCCACGTTATTTCACATGGAACAAATCCGGTAAAAGATGGGAGCCACGAAAACAAGGAAAACCACATCCGTCCATTACAGGCATATTCAAAGCAAAGACATTGGGGCGACTTTACACGGTACATCCTAAGCAACGTGAATGCTTCTATTTACGTTTGTTATTGGTGAATGTTCCCGGACCAAcgtcttttaaatttctgcGAACAGTTAATGGCCGAGTATTCAATACATACCAAGATGCATGTCGTGAACTGCAATTGCTAGAAGATGATAACCATTGGGACTTAACGCTTGCTGATGCTGCATTGACATCAACGCCAAATAACATTCGTCAGCTGTTTGCAATTATTTTGACGACATGTTATCCATCGCAAGCACAAACTTTGtgggaaaaatataaaaattgtatgacaGAAGACATATTGTACCGAATTAGACAAACACATCAACGCCAAAACATAGATTATACGCCAGAGATGTATAATGAAGCGTTAATGTTAATCGAGGATTTATgtgttttaatttcaaatttaccaCTTAATCATTATGGTGTGCAATCACCTGATCGCCCAGCCACCGACTTAGTCGACACCGATTTACAACGAGAAAAACAATATGACCATGCTAATTTAGCAACAATTATCGTGAACAGTGAGCCATTACTGACAGcagaacaaaaaattatttatgatcgGATTATGCTGACTGTTGCTGCTGAACAaggaggtttttttttcttggacgCACCAGGTGGGACCGGTAAGACATTTTTAATATCGTTGATTCTTGCCAAAATACGGTCGCAACAGAAAATCGCATTGGCAGTTGCATCGTCAGGCATTGCGGCTACTTTGCTAGATGGTGGGCGAACGGCACATTCAATATTCAAGCTACCATTGGACATTCATAATAAACCAAACGCAATatgtaacataaaaaagaATAGTGGAATAGCTGCAGTGTTGCGGAAGAGTTCAATCATAATTTGGGATGAGTGCACAATGGCACATAAATATTCACTCGAAGCATTACATAGAACTATGCAAGATCTAAACGGTAATGATAAACTTTTCGGTGGTACTACTTTACTTTTGTCTGGTGATTTCCGACAGACCTTACCGGTTATACCTCGCTCTACTTTCGCGGATGAGATTAATGCATGTTTGAAACAATCATTCTTATGGCGAAGTGTTGAAACACTTCGATTGACCATAAACATGCGTGTACGATTGCAAAATGATCCATTAGCACAAATATTTTCCGAACAATTACTAGATATTGGGAACGGTAAAATAGAAATGCAACCAAACACGCAATGCATTAAACTGCCAGACAATTTCTGCACTGTTCTTCAGGACAAAAATGAATTGATTCAGAGTATTTTTCCGAATATACAGAGAAATTACTTGGATCATGACTGGCTCAGTGAGCGGGCTATTTTAGCAGCCAAAAATATTGATGTTGACGAAATTAACTTCCAGATACAACAGTTGTTACCAGGCGATCATATGTCTTTTAAATCAATCGATACTGTTCCTAATGAAAATGAAAgtgtaaattttccaattgaatttttaaactcaCTAGATATACCTGGAATGCCACCACATAATCTTCGATTAAAGATTGGTTCACCGATTATTCTCCTGCGTAATTTGAATCCACCTCGACTATGCAACGGTACGCGTTTGGTCATCAAAAAGATCACCGGAAATGTTCTTGAAGCAACCATTTTAACTGGAAAGTTTAAAGGAGAAGTGGTCCTGCTGCCACGTATTCCAATGATACCGTCAGATTCTATGATACCCTTCAGAAGGCTACAGTTTCCAGTTCGTTTAGCTTTTGCCATGACTATAAATAAGTCTCAAGGCCAAACAATGTCCATTTGTGGTTTAGATTTGGAAAATCCATGTTTTTCTCATGGGCAACTATATGTTGCATGTTCACGTGTAGGGAAACCGTCGAATCTATTTGTGTTAGCTAAAGACGGattaaccaaaaatattgTTCACCAATTAGtgctaaattaa
- the LOC130665903 gene encoding uncharacterized protein LOC130665903, which yields MPPKRSNLNNARSREARRKRVERVHQSAEQIAARNAAQRIRTAEGRAHESQEQRDERLRQTIARTRAARERNIATARVRERQRQRTSRSLTRASFIRLAFEYAPDTNYSAHSKIAIGAMDKVCQYCQALKFRNETPGMCCASGKVVLSPLPTPPEPLLSLLAGDSDDSKLFLRKIRKFNSCFQMTSFGATKICDLASDGRNFETTFKIQGQVYHKIGSLMPMPDDDPKFLQIYFMGNCEERVTTRCQYNFIEQAEERAIVILLEIFLEDQNQLIRLIKRVSPRLQNDNYQIVIKADKVPLGEHAGRFNAPTVDEVAVIMVGDPVDKRDIKITRRDNTVTTISDLHPSYDALQYPLIFWQGQDEYHVNIKQCDPNTGNFNN from the coding sequence ATGCCACCGAAAAGATCTAACCTTAACAACGCGCGGAGCAGAGAGGCACGACGCAAACGTGTCGAAAGAGTTCATCAGTCGGCAGAACAAATCGCAGCAAGAAATGCAGCCCAAAGAATTAGAACAGCAGAGGGTCGTGCACATGAATCTCAGGAACAGCGTGACGAACGTCTACGACAGACTATTGCGAGAACAAGAGCGGCACGAGAACGAAACATAGCTACAGCACGAGTACGAGAACGACAGAGGCAGCGGACCAGCCGCTCATTAACACGTGCATCATTCATTCGTCTTGCTTTCGAATATGCACCAGATACTAACTACTCTGCGCATTCAAAGATTGCTATCGGTGCAATGGATAAAGTATGTCAATATTGTCAGGCGCTGAAATTTCGGAATGAAACACCCGGCATGTGCTGTGCATCAGGAAAAGTTGTGCTGTCACCTCTACCCACTCCGCCGGAACCTTTATTATCCCTTCTTGCTGGCGATTCAgatgattcaaaattatttttgcgtAAGATACGCAAATTTAATTCTTGCTTCCAAATGACGTCATTTGGGGCAACTAAAATTTGCGATCTCGCATCCGATGGGCGTAATTTTGAAACAACATTCAAAATACAAGGCCAAGTGTACCATAAAATTGGGTCATTGATGCCAATGCCTGATGATGATCCaaaatttcttcaaatttattttatgggCAATTGTGAAGAGCGCGTGACAACTCGATGCCAGTATAATTTCATTGAACAAGCAGAGGAAAGAGCAATTGTGATATtgctggaaatttttttagaagatCAGAATCAACTAATTCGATTGATTAAAAGAGTTTCACCACGATTACAAAATGACAACTATCAAATCGTCATAAAAGCCGACAAAGTACCATTAGGTGAACATGCTGGCAGATTCAACGCTCCAACCGTTGATGAGGTTGCTGTTATTATGGTTGGTGATCCAGTTGACAAAagagatataaaaattacacggCGAGATAACACTGTCACTACGATTTCGGATCTACACCCTTCATATGACGCACTACAATATCCATTAATATTTTGGCAAGGACAGGATGAATATCACGTTAACATCAAACAGTGTGATCCAAATACCGGTAACTTTAacaattaa